The following are from one region of the Streptomyces changanensis genome:
- a CDS encoding helix-turn-helix transcriptional regulator has product MRAARLIKMVLLLQSRPSMTAAELAAELEVSERTVTRDALALSEAGVPVYADRGRAGGYRLVGGYRTRLTGLARSEAEALFLSGVPGALREMGLDDAASAARLKVSAALLPSLRDAPVAVAQRFHLDAPGWYQEPETPGLLPAVAEAVWDDRLVRARYRRGDTEVERELAPYGLVLKAGVWYLCARVGTDFRVYRVDRFTAVALDGARFDRDAEFDLPAFWEERAAGFARSLLRARAVVRLTEAGARELPYVTDRAAAREALEAAGPPDGDGRVTVTLPVESEEVAYGQLLRLGAEAEVLEPAPLRELFARAAARMAELYR; this is encoded by the coding sequence ATGCGCGCTGCCCGGCTGATCAAGATGGTGCTCCTGCTCCAGTCCCGGCCGTCGATGACCGCCGCCGAACTGGCCGCCGAACTGGAGGTGTCGGAACGCACCGTCACCCGCGACGCGCTCGCCCTCTCGGAGGCCGGGGTGCCCGTGTACGCCGACCGGGGCCGCGCCGGCGGCTACCGGCTGGTCGGCGGCTACCGGACCCGGCTGACCGGCCTGGCGCGCAGCGAGGCGGAGGCGCTGTTCCTCTCCGGGGTGCCGGGGGCGCTGCGGGAGATGGGGCTGGACGACGCGGCGTCGGCGGCCCGGCTGAAGGTCTCGGCGGCGCTCCTGCCGTCGCTGCGGGACGCGCCGGTCGCGGTGGCGCAGCGCTTCCACCTGGACGCGCCCGGCTGGTACCAGGAGCCGGAGACGCCCGGACTGCTGCCGGCGGTCGCGGAGGCGGTGTGGGACGACCGGCTGGTCCGGGCGCGCTACCGCCGGGGCGACACGGAGGTGGAGCGGGAGCTCGCCCCGTACGGGCTCGTGCTGAAGGCGGGCGTCTGGTACCTGTGCGCCCGCGTCGGCACGGACTTCCGCGTGTACCGCGTGGACCGCTTCACGGCCGTGGCGCTCGACGGGGCGCGGTTCGACCGGGACGCGGAGTTCGACCTGCCCGCCTTCTGGGAGGAGCGGGCGGCCGGGTTCGCCCGCTCGCTCCTGCGCGCGCGGGCGGTGGTGCGGCTGACGGAGGCCGGCGCGCGGGAGCTGCCGTACGTGACGGACCGGGCCGCCGCGCGGGAGGCGCTGGAGGCGGCCGGCCCACCGGACGGGGACGGCCGGGTGACGGTGACGCTCCCGGTGGAGTCCGAGGAGGTCGCGTACGGCCAGCTCCTCCGCCTCGGGGCGGAGGCGGAGGTGCTGGAACCGGCCCCGCTGCGGGAGCTGTTCGCCCGCGCGGCGGCCCGGATGGCGGAGCTCTACCGGTAG
- a CDS encoding SDR family oxidoreductase: protein MTTSDIDHQQTRPLTGTVALVAGATRGAGRAIAVQLGAAGATVYATGRTTRTHASEVGRPTETIEETAELVTAAGGEGIAVPVDHLRPEQVRALVARIDEERGRLDVLVNGLWGGDHLIPWGKKMWETDLDQGLRMLDLGIRSHAITSSCALPLLIRNPGGLVVEMTDGTAEYNTRFRENFYFDLAKYAPLRMAFALGEDLKEVGATAVALTPGYLRSEAMLDHYGVGEENWRDALADEPHFAIAESPVYVGRAVAALAADPERHRWNGRSLSSGQLAREYGFTDADGSQPDGWAYFIEVVHGGKDATADDYR, encoded by the coding sequence ATGACCACCAGCGACATCGACCACCAGCAGACGCGCCCGCTCACCGGAACCGTCGCCCTCGTGGCCGGGGCCACGCGGGGCGCGGGACGCGCCATCGCCGTCCAGCTCGGCGCCGCGGGCGCCACCGTCTACGCCACCGGACGCACCACCCGCACCCACGCCAGCGAGGTGGGCCGGCCCACCGAGACCATCGAGGAGACGGCCGAGCTCGTCACCGCCGCGGGCGGCGAGGGCATCGCCGTACCGGTCGACCACCTGCGGCCCGAACAGGTGCGCGCGCTCGTCGCCCGCATCGACGAGGAGCGGGGCCGGCTCGACGTCCTCGTCAACGGCCTGTGGGGCGGCGACCACCTCATCCCGTGGGGCAAGAAGATGTGGGAGACCGACCTCGACCAGGGCCTGCGCATGCTGGACCTCGGCATCCGCAGCCACGCCATCACCAGCAGCTGCGCCCTGCCCCTCCTCATCCGCAACCCGGGCGGGCTCGTCGTGGAGATGACGGACGGGACGGCCGAGTACAACACGCGCTTCCGGGAGAACTTCTACTTCGACCTCGCCAAGTACGCCCCGCTGCGCATGGCGTTCGCGCTGGGCGAGGACCTCAAGGAGGTCGGCGCCACGGCCGTGGCGCTCACCCCCGGCTACCTGCGCTCCGAGGCGATGCTCGACCACTACGGCGTAGGTGAGGAGAATTGGCGCGACGCCCTCGCCGACGAGCCGCACTTCGCCATCGCCGAGTCACCGGTGTACGTCGGCCGGGCGGTCGCCGCGCTCGCCGCCGACCCCGAGCGGCACCGGTGGAACGGCCGGTCCCTCTCCAGCGGCCAGCTCGCCCGCGAGTACGGCTTCACCGACGCCGACGGGTCGCAGCCGGACGGCTGGGCGTACTTCATCGAGGTCGTCCACGGGGGCAAGGACGCCACCGCCGACGACTACCGGTAG
- a CDS encoding DUF4240 domain-containing protein: MDETEFWEIVDSTREAAEGDPEDHAELLVERLVRLDPDSVLDFARHFEVRYNRAYTWDLWAAAAVLLGGAGDEAFDYFRCWLIGQGREVFEGAVHDAEALAELLEDFDPELDGDGEELGYAADEAYEQLTGTDAPDLGIPPQPADPAGEPLDVDDDTALAGRLPRLWDRFGG, encoded by the coding sequence ATGGACGAGACGGAGTTCTGGGAGATCGTCGACTCGACCCGCGAGGCCGCCGAGGGCGACCCCGAGGACCACGCCGAGCTGCTCGTGGAGCGGCTGGTGCGGCTCGACCCCGACTCCGTGCTCGACTTCGCCCGCCACTTCGAGGTCCGCTACAACCGCGCGTACACGTGGGACCTGTGGGCCGCCGCGGCGGTCCTGCTGGGCGGCGCGGGCGACGAGGCGTTCGACTACTTCCGGTGCTGGCTGATCGGCCAGGGCCGGGAGGTGTTCGAGGGCGCGGTCCACGACGCGGAGGCGCTCGCGGAGCTGCTGGAGGACTTCGACCCGGAGCTCGACGGGGACGGCGAGGAGCTGGGGTACGCGGCGGACGAGGCGTACGAGCAGCTCACCGGTACGGACGCACCCGACCTGGGGATCCCGCCGCAGCCGGCGGACCCGGCGGGCGAGCCGCTCGACGTGGACGACGACACGGCGCTGGCGGGACGGCTGCCGCGGCTGTGGGACCGCTTCGGCGGCTGA